AAACAAGAGAGAACTATGCCCCATACATCCATAGAGTTTGATCAAACCATCCTCGGCCAGATCGACGGTCTTGCCAAAACTAAAGACAAATCCCGCGACTGGGTCATTCAGGAAGCTATTGCAAAATATTTAAGCTACGAAACGTGGTTCGCACAGCAGGTGCAGGAAGGGATTGATGCCGTAAAAAACGGCAAGGTTATTTCGCATGAGGACGCTAAAGACCGTATCCGCAATCTGGGAATAGAAATTGATTAACTGGTCAGAACCGGCACTAAACGACGTTCAACGGATCGTTCTATATCTCAAAGAATCAGACCCAGAGCTGGCCCGCGAGACTGCACAAAAGATATTTGATGCGGGAGAAAGCCTAACAAACTTCCCGGCGCGAGCAAGAACAGGCTGCACAATCAATACGCGCAAACTCCTAGCTCCCAAAACCCCTTATATTAATGAGTTTTTTAAACTCAGGATCATAGGTATTCATGAAACGAAGTTCGCTTTAACCGGATGAACCAGGCATACAGCTACCGGGGCAAAGAGTTTTTCAAACTCTGAATCATGAGGATTCATGAATCAAAATACGCTTTGGCCTAGTGAACTTTTTTATTTAGCCAAGAATGACTTCAGCTTTTTCAATATTTGATGTGGGTGTTCTTCAATGACAAGATGCCCTGCATCGTCAATTAATAACAATTCCGCTCCGGGAATCAACTTATGTAATTTGTGTGCATTGTCTACCGGAATCCAAGTATCTTCTTTGCCCCAGATGATCAGAGTTGGTGTCGAAATATGTTTGTAAAGATGTTCAATTTCGTCAGTGAAATGAGAACTCGCTTGAGCTATTTGTCTATAGAAAGCAGCTTTGCCTTTTGGGCCAGTCCAAGGGCTAATGGTGCTGTTTAAGGTGATTTCAGGAATAGGGAGGTAGGCTGCCGTTTGAATGTAAGTTTTAACAATTGCTTCGTGAATATAGTCA
The sequence above is drawn from the Marinifilum sp. JC120 genome and encodes:
- a CDS encoding toxin-antitoxin system antitoxin subunit, with translation MPHTSIEFDQTILGQIDGLAKTKDKSRDWVIQEAIAKYLSYETWFAQQVQEGIDAVKNGKVISHEDAKDRIRNLGIEID
- a CDS encoding type II toxin-antitoxin system RelE/ParE family toxin; this encodes MINWSEPALNDVQRIVLYLKESDPELARETAQKIFDAGESLTNFPARARTGCTINTRKLLAPKTPYINEFFKLRIIGIHETKFALTG